The following proteins come from a genomic window of Salvia hispanica cultivar TCC Black 2014 chromosome 4, UniMelb_Shisp_WGS_1.0, whole genome shotgun sequence:
- the LOC125224505 gene encoding putative late blight resistance protein homolog R1B-16 — translation MSNRELPDEDPSDSPSISPPSSNDVVVGFDEDIVQMMDRLTYQFSYLQILPIVGMGGIGKSKLAKSIYHNPFIIKHFDIRAWVTISQDYCIASILSKLLASVKGKDDRGGRDSLKGIEQVKVEIYQILCGRRFLIVLDDVWSVKAWYQVQILFPENRNGSRIILTTRLMDVATYTAPLSPIHMMRFLDDKQSWRLFQHKVFGNQDCPLELQSVGEKIVKGCGGLPLSIVTVARLLSGIPRTPKMWLQIERNDGQLETVLSFSYYHLPPHLRECFLYMAGFPENYEIRVSELIRLWVAEGFLKRQNESKSIEMAAKECLEDLIKQSLVLVTSRKSDGRTKTCRLHSMVRDFCMRQAGQEKFLLPVMDYFPNPILRRHFLPQVLQNHLRVSVSLFDLHLKDYTHSLCTTSIICIPHRGYRPKDSVQNFTSLRVLHVLRRNDHSYWELGQVFDLIDLTYLASNIPESIVPPTIAKLQNLQTLIIYRSDVHLPEEIWSLRQLRHLIAFSFQPLPLPKRENLSLGNLQTLSMATNFVCSEKIVEMIPNIKKLEICYYEDKFGEGYRIDNLMHLLRLEKLKLEMHCSFVPCLNPIFPLSLKKLELSGGWISWRDMTIVGSLPNLQVLKLKKYACYGEQWETTEGEFRMLRHLLINESNLKCWTTEYSHFPRLRCLMLRRCAYLDEIPIDIVEIPTLVLIDIDDHNPSLLYSAKIIQEEQWMT, via the coding sequence ATGTCAAACCGAGAATTACCAGATGAAGATCCAAGTGATTCACCATCAATCTCTCCTCCCTCGAGCAATGATGTTGTGGTTGGTTTTGATGAAGACATAGTACAAATGATGGACCGGCTAACTTACCAATTTTCCTACCTACAAATCCTCCCTATTGTTGGAATGGGAGGCATTGGTAAGTCCAAACTTGCTAAATCTATTTATCATAATCCATTCATCATAAAGCATTTTGATATTCGAGCTTGGGTCACAATATCACAAGATTATTGTATAGCAAGTATTCTCTCCAAATTACTAGCTTCAGTAAAAGGAAAAGATGATCGAGGTGGAAGGGATTCGTTGAAAGGAATTGAACAAGTGAAGGTTGAAATATACCAAATCTTATGTGGGAGGAGGTTTCTCATAGTACTGGATGACGTGTGGAGTGTAAAAGCATGGTATCAAGTACAGATACTATTTCCTGAGAATCGTAATGGGAGCCGGatcatattaaccacaagGCTAATGGATGTGGCTACTTATACTGCCCCTCTCAGCCCCATTCATATGATGCGTTTCTTGGATGACAAACAAAGTTGGCGTTTGTTTCAACACAAGGTTTTCGGAAATCAAGATTGTCCTCTTGAGCTACAAAGTGTTGgggaaaaaattgtaaaaggATGTGGAGGATTGCCCCTCTCAATCGTTACTGTGGCAAGACTTCTGTCCGGGATTCCTAGAACTCCAAAGATGTGGCTGCAAATTGAGAGAAATGATGGGCAGTTGGAAACAGTATTATCTTTTAGTTACTACCACTTGCCTCCACATTTGAGGGAGTGTTTCTTGTATATGGCAGGCTTCCCTGAAAATTATGAGATCCGTGTCTCTGAACTCATCAGACTTTGGGTAGCTGAGGGCTTTTTGAAACGTCAAAATGAATCTAAAAGCATAGAAATGGCGGCAAAGGAGTGCCTGGAGGATCTGATCAAGCAAAGTCTAGTTTTGGTCACTAGCCGAAAAAGTGATGGCAGAACCAAAACTTGCAGGTTGCATAGCATGGTGCGGGACTTTTGTATGAGACAGGCCGGGCAAGAGAAATTCCTTCTTCCTGTTATGGACTACTTCCCTAATCCTATTTTAAGAAGGCATTTTCTTCCACAAGTCCTCCAAAATCACCTCCGTGTAAGTGTTAGTTTGTTTGATCTACATCTTAAAGACTATACGCATAGCTTATGCACCACTTCTATTATATGCATCCCGCACAGAGGGTATAGGCCCAAGGACTCTGTACAGAACTTTACCTCACTTAGGGTACTTCACGTTTTACGTAGAAATGATCATTCATATTGGGAGCTAGGTCAAgtgtttgatttgattgatCTCACTTACCTTGCTTCCAACATTCCGGAGAGTATTGTCCCTCCAACTATAGCAAAGCTTCAGAATCTGCagactttaattatttatagatCTGATGTTCATTTGCCTGAGGAAATTTGGAGTCTGAGGCAGTTGAGGCATCTCATTGCCTTCTCATTTCAACCTTTACCCCTTCCCAAAAGAGAAAATCTTTCTTTAGGAAACTTGCAAACGCTTTCAATGGCAACAAACTTTGTGTGTAGTGAAAAGATTGTGGAAATGATTCCCAACATAAAAAAGTTGGAAATATGTTACTATGAAGACAAGTTTGGTGAGGGTTATCGTATTGACAATCTTATGCATTTGCTTCGACTTGAGAAGCTGAAATTAGAGATGCATTGTTCATTTGTGCCTTGTCTAAATCCTATATttcctctgtccctgaaaaagTTAGAATTGAGTGGCGGGTGGATTTCTTGGAGAGATATGACAATTGTTGGTTCGTTGCCAAATCTTCAAGTGTTGAAACTAAAGAAGTATGCTTGCTATGGGGAACAATGGGAAACCACTGAGGGGGAATTTCGTATGTTGAGACATCTGCTTATTAATGAATCAAATCTCAAGTGTTGGACAACTGAATATAGCCACTTTCCAAGGCTCCGGTGCCTAATGCTTCGTCGGTGTGCATACTTGGATGAGATTCCAATTGATATTGTAGAGATTCCGACACTTGTACTGATTGATATCGATGATCATAACCCATCCCTTTTGTACTCGGCAAAAATTATACAAGAGGAGCAATGGATGACCTAA